In Psychrobacter ciconiae, the genomic window GCGGCGGCGCTGCAAGCTCGGTCGATAGCGGTGATTTGGACGAAGGTCTTGATTTTGCGTCAGTTCAGCGCGATAACGCCGAGATGGAGCGCCGCTGCCAAGAGGTGATTGACCGCTGTTGGGCGCTTGCTGGAAACGATATTGAGGCGAGCAATAACAGTAAAGATGGCAACCCGATTGTGTCCATCCACGATGTTGGCGCAGGCGGTTTGTCAAATGCCATGCCAGAGCTGGTCAACGACCACGAAATGGGCGCGCATTTAAACTTGCGCCAAGTGCCTTCGCTTGAGGCGGGCATGTCACCAATGGCAATTTGGTCAAACGAAGCCCAAGAGCGCTATGTTCTTGCCATTCGTCCTGAAAGCCAAGAACAGTTTGACGCGATTTGCGCCCGTGAGCGCTGCCCTTATGCGATTTTAGGAACAGCAACGAGCATCCGCCAATTAAAAGTCGATGATGACTTGTTGAGCGAGCAGCCGGTAGATATGCCCATGCAAGTGCTGCTTGGGGGCACGCCAAAAATGCAGCGCAGCTTTGAGCGCGTAGAAACAACGCTTCCGGCGCTTAATTTGGGCAATGTTGATCTCTCTGAGTCAGTATTTGATGTGTTGCGTCACCCAACCGTCGCCAGCAAATCCTTTTTAATCAGCATTGGCGACCGCTCAATTACCGGAATGATCGTCCGTGACCAGTACGTTGGTCGCTACCAAGTTCCGGTTGCCGATTGCGCGGTGACGGCGTCAGGACTGATCGCTCTTGATGGCAAGCCCATGAGCGGTGAGGCGATGAGCATTGGCGAGCGTACCCCTGTGGCGCTGATTAACCCAAAAGCCTCAGCACGCCTTGCCGTTGGTGAAGCAATTACCAACATTGCGGGTGCAAGTATTGCTAAATTGTCCGACATCACCATGTCTGCCAACTGGATGGCAGCTTGCGGCGAAGACGTTGAGGACGCCGCGCTCTTTGACGCCGTTCATGCGATTGGCGAGGAGCTTTGTCCCGCGCTTGGCATTGCCATTCCGGTAGGTAAAGACTCGCTATCGATGCGTGCTAACTGGACGGATGAGGACGATCAAGACAAATCGGTCGTATCCCCTATGAGTCTTGTTATCACTGCCTTTGCGCCAGTGACCAATGTCGAAAAAACATTAACCCCTGAGCTTGTAAAAACCGACAGCGCCTTTTATCGCCTTGATTTGTCCAAAGGTCAATTCCGCCTTGGCGGCTCAATTTTGGCGCAAACGCAAAGCCAACTTGGCAATGACTGCCCAGATTTGGACGACAGCGCTGATTTAGTTCATTTCTTTAACTTTATCCAAGCGGCAAATCAGCAAAATATTATCAGCGCTTATCATGATATCGGTGATGGCGGGATGCTGGCAAGCGTGGCTGAGATGCAATTTACCAGTCGCCTTGGCATTAAGCTTGCGTTAACCGATGACAATTTACTCGGTCAACTGTTTAGCGAAGAGCTTGGCGCGGTCATTCAAGTATTGCCTGAAAACGTTAATGCTTTAATGGAGTTGGCAGAAAAGCACCACGTTAGCGATATGCTTAGCCTCATTGGTCAAAGCTGTGATGAGGACGCGCTAATTATCCAATCGCCAAGCTTATCAGGCGATAACACCTTGCGTTTTGAGCGCCGCGCCATTCAAGAAGCTTGGAGCCAAGTCAGCTATCAAATTGCTCGCCGCCGTGACAATCCAAATTGCGCTCAAGATGAGTTTGATTTAATTGGCAATAATAAGCATCAAGGCTTGATTGCGCATGCCAATTACGATTTAAACCAAGCCATTGAAGCGCCGTACTTAAATAGCCGAAATAGCAAGCCTAAAGTTGCCATCTTGCGTGAGCAAGGCGTCAACGGTCAGCTTGAGATGGGTGCAGGGTTTACCCGAGCAGGGTTTGAAGCGCTTGATGTCCACATGAGCGACCTGTTAAGCCGCCGAATTGACTTGCGCGACTTTGATGGTCTGGTCACCTGTGGCGGCTTTAGCTACGGCGACGTGCTTGGCGCGGGGTCGGGCTGGGCGCATTCGGTATTGTTCCACGATGAGCTACGCATGCAGTTTGTGCGCTTTTTTGCCCGTCCTGAGACGTTTACGCTTGGCGTTTGTAACGGCTGTCAGATGATGGCGCAATTAAAAGACCTCATTCCGGGGGCGGATAATTTCCCGCGCTTTATCGCCAACAAATCAGGTCGCTTTGAAGCGCGAACGGTCAACGTCAAGATTGAGCGCACCAAATCGGTCTTGTTTAAAGGTATGCAAGACAGCATCTTGCCCATCGCCGTTGCCCACGGTGAAGGTTTTGCCACGCTAAATGCTGTCGATGTTGACGGCATGGCGCGTCACGGTCAGCTTGCCATGCGCTACGTCGATAGCCAAGGCGCGCCTACCGAAACCTATCCGCTCAACCCCAATGGCTCGGTGGGCGGCGTGACTGGCATCTGTAGCACCGATGGTCGCGTGACCATCATGATGCCGCACCCTGAGCGCAACCTTCGCGCTTATAACCACAGCTGGAAACCCTCTGAGTGGGACGGCGACGGCGCTTGGATGCGAATGTTCCGCAATGCCAGAGCGTGGCTGCGATAGGATAAATCGTTAAAAGTTTTGGGAATAAAAAAAGGTGAGCGCGGGCTTGCCTTTTTTGTTTCCAAAACTAAGGAGATACAAATAGTTTTAAGTCTACTTCATAATTCGAGAGCTGAGTGAGCCATGTATCGATAAGTTGATAGGCTTGCTTACTTGTACCCTGTGCGCTAGAGATATTTTCCATAGCACTTTTGAAATGATCTGCCGAAAAACCATTACCTACTATAATCCACATTTCTTTTTGTACTAAAACATCATTACGTCGATTTTTTATTTGCTCTAAAACCTCTTGTATTTTTGCAGATGTTCCAAAAGTGTTTGGATCGTATCCTTTGTCATAAAGTCTGATACGGTTATCTAAAGCAATATTATTGCCGACCTTCCATGGATTACTTAAATTGGTTTGATTATAGTATTCCTCAAACTTTTGTCCTATCAAAGCCTCAATATTCTTAGTTGCCTGACTTCCTACTTCAGCTATTGCTCCAGCGGATGATTGAGGTTTTTTTTCAGAACCCCCACATTTTATATGAGCCATAACTAACTTATCTGGTGAGGATAAGATAAAGTCCGCAGGTTCTGTACCTAAGTCTGTACATAATATAAGGTCTACATTCGGTAAATACTGATAAAAACTACCCAAATCTGATAAGTGAGGATTATCATTTTTTACGTTTGATAATTTATCAATTTCATGAAATATTGACTTGTCTCCAAAATTATCTTTAGTCGTGTTCACCTCGTCTTTTTCTGACAATCCATTTTTTAGAAGGCTGTCTAATGAGATAATTTTCGACATAAGATTCTTATTGATTATTCCATTCTCAGTAGGCATACGCTGTTCGAAAAACTCTCCTTTTAAGAAGGTTATACCGCAATTATATAAAAGCTTAATAGTATTTTTACTAAGGATTTTCTCATTCTCTAATAGTGTATTATTTCTATGAAACTCTACTTTATCACTGATCTCTAATAAGAGCCTACGTTCACTATCAAAAGATAATTGTATTTTTGTACTTTCTGCATGGCTTTTATCTAAACAGATTCTAAAGATTGTATCTGAGGTAATGATTGGGGCTTTGAATATATGAGTAAAACTCAAAGTGCAAATATCTATAAAATATAAGCCTTGGTGATATTCCTTGTAAATATAATCACTATCAATCTTATAATTTAGACCATTATAATTAAATGATAGACTTTCAAAATTATTAAAATCTAGTATACATGCAGAGGGATCTTCTTCTGGTATAGAATCAGCAGGCTTAGAAAATGAGCTTACGAAATTACTCTCTAATACATTACCGGTCTGAAATTTCTCATGTATTCTGTCTAGCCAATCTATAAAATCTTGATAGCCAAGTTTACAATTTTTTTGGTCAGAAATCCTTCCAGATGCTACTCCTAAGTAAAATGAATTTTTAGTTTTTTTACTCGATTTATCAATACTATTAAATACACCTGTTGTAATGGCATAATTTGAGTTGGTAGCAGGGTGATTTATATTCTCAAGGTTACCTAAGTAGGAAATACTTTCAGGTCGATAATCACTTTTTTGCAAGGCTCTAGTATTTGCTTGCTTCGTTTGAGTTGTTTCGTTAGCTTCGGAAATTGCTTTGAACAGTGTATCCATATCTACTGCTCTCCCAATTCGAAGCTCCTTATCATCGCTAAATTTTCTTCCTTGACTATCGAAAATCGCGACATATTCATTACCTAACTCTTTTATCACCATTATTTCTAATGATGGTTCAAAAAACAGACTATCTTTTAGGAATCTTGAGTTACTAAAGACTATTGATGTTATTACACCCAGTTCAGTATCATATTTTGATAGAGAACCTTGCCGATTAAAATC contains:
- the purL gene encoding phosphoribosylformylglycinamidine synthase gives rise to the protein MMIIAGKPFLTDFQTQQLLSAFSQKTNLEISAITSQQVFVLSQSLNDDAYQKALDLLGVTKGIALENAAANELQVVVSPRFGTISPWASKATDIFNNCDINIERIERVIVFTLGFSGDALDKLPKAAEELLFDKMTQSLVYELEAVDQLFDDEAPVSLNHIDVMGQGRAALEAANKEFGFALSNDDIDYLINAYVNELSRNPTDVELMMFAQANSEHCRHKIFNAQWTIDGEVQPKSLFQMIKNTHQKNPEGILSAYKDNAAVMAGSEGLRFYPVPNDAMDANSEHPYGFHQENIDILMKVETHNHPTAIAPYAGAATGAGGEIRDEGATGRGGKPKAGLTGFHVSHLHIPELPEKWEQSGKVSTQDYGTPERMATSLEIMTEAPLGSANFSNEFGRPNLCGYFRSFQLDTSENQDGSQMRGYHKPIMLAGGYGNIKRNLIEKNSISEGDLLIVLGGPAMQIGLGGGAASSVDSGDLDEGLDFASVQRDNAEMERRCQEVIDRCWALAGNDIEASNNSKDGNPIVSIHDVGAGGLSNAMPELVNDHEMGAHLNLRQVPSLEAGMSPMAIWSNEAQERYVLAIRPESQEQFDAICARERCPYAILGTATSIRQLKVDDDLLSEQPVDMPMQVLLGGTPKMQRSFERVETTLPALNLGNVDLSESVFDVLRHPTVASKSFLISIGDRSITGMIVRDQYVGRYQVPVADCAVTASGLIALDGKPMSGEAMSIGERTPVALINPKASARLAVGEAITNIAGASIAKLSDITMSANWMAACGEDVEDAALFDAVHAIGEELCPALGIAIPVGKDSLSMRANWTDEDDQDKSVVSPMSLVITAFAPVTNVEKTLTPELVKTDSAFYRLDLSKGQFRLGGSILAQTQSQLGNDCPDLDDSADLVHFFNFIQAANQQNIISAYHDIGDGGMLASVAEMQFTSRLGIKLALTDDNLLGQLFSEELGAVIQVLPENVNALMELAEKHHVSDMLSLIGQSCDEDALIIQSPSLSGDNTLRFERRAIQEAWSQVSYQIARRRDNPNCAQDEFDLIGNNKHQGLIAHANYDLNQAIEAPYLNSRNSKPKVAILREQGVNGQLEMGAGFTRAGFEALDVHMSDLLSRRIDLRDFDGLVTCGGFSYGDVLGAGSGWAHSVLFHDELRMQFVRFFARPETFTLGVCNGCQMMAQLKDLIPGADNFPRFIANKSGRFEARTVNVKIERTKSVLFKGMQDSILPIAVAHGEGFATLNAVDVDGMARHGQLAMRYVDSQGAPTETYPLNPNGSVGGVTGICSTDGRVTIMMPHPERNLRAYNHSWKPSEWDGDGAWMRMFRNARAWLR
- a CDS encoding DEAD/DEAH box helicase, translated to MKVSEEVFGNLRDCQRKSIETVSTYLKSRSKKACLISLPTGAGKSGVICITSHSSRSKRVLVLTHRRAVCDQLAKQLKGEFYKKILDDVADIPNLKSVFKNINNFQKKGVYCTTVQMITMLSELELDSIKDKIDLVIFDEGHAEPASKWSKAVRKFKCKKLIITATPYRNDLFSFDIDVTHHYIYTFKKAVENRDIVDPKFEVVNRNQLIERIKEIRILQPKSVCIVKCKDFSDIACYLELLKSEFNTVAIHDNYEKSDDKNTLQNVPTNIHEKDYEVIIHQRKLDEGVDIPQAKIMILTYPINSGRELVQTVGRVVRTYENYQPYVIGLSNNENLDLWSNFKQFDEYLSNKKMAVKFIKTLDTANLIESYIDEFPEHSYYNSGFKKKFNFKEFDPIESLEIPLASVCFYKKNPNFNLADCLDKLYWDFNRQGSLSKYDTELGVITSIVFSNSRFLKDSLFFEPSLEIMVIKELGNEYVAIFDSQGRKFSDDKELRIGRAVDMDTLFKAISEANETTQTKQANTRALQKSDYRPESISYLGNLENINHPATNSNYAITTGVFNSIDKSSKKTKNSFYLGVASGRISDQKNCKLGYQDFIDWLDRIHEKFQTGNVLESNFVSSFSKPADSIPEEDPSACILDFNNFESLSFNYNGLNYKIDSDYIYKEYHQGLYFIDICTLSFTHIFKAPIITSDTIFRICLDKSHAESTKIQLSFDSERRLLLEISDKVEFHRNNTLLENEKILSKNTIKLLYNCGITFLKGEFFEQRMPTENGIINKNLMSKIISLDSLLKNGLSEKDEVNTTKDNFGDKSIFHEIDKLSNVKNDNPHLSDLGSFYQYLPNVDLILCTDLGTEPADFILSSPDKLVMAHIKCGGSEKKPQSSAGAIAEVGSQATKNIEALIGQKFEEYYNQTNLSNPWKVGNNIALDNRIRLYDKGYDPNTFGTSAKIQEVLEQIKNRRNDVLVQKEMWIIVGNGFSADHFKSAMENISSAQGTSKQAYQLIDTWLTQLSNYEVDLKLFVSP